In the genome of Brachypodium distachyon strain Bd21 chromosome 3, Brachypodium_distachyon_v3.0, whole genome shotgun sequence, the window TCGGCAATTTTCGGTTTGCCGCGTACGCTTAGCGAGATTCTAATTCTGGCCTGACCAGGTGGTCCATATCCAGCCGTTGGTTCCCATGAGAACGGTCTTGGTGTCTTTGTGAGCGCTGAGCGttggtttgtttggttgggttAAGATGGGCTTGATGGGTTTTGCAGGCTCGGTTTGATGGTTGGGGAAATTGTGGTTTGGGTGGGTTTTGATGGGTTAGCAGGGAGATGATTAGGTGGGTGGGTTGGATTGTATCGGATGGGTCGATGGGTTGAGAAAAGGTAGACAACCGTGCGTTGTGTCCGCCGTAACGGATCGATCGGTTTCTCGTTCTTTCGTCCGCGCAGCCCAGACGTCTTCTTTCTCCATGCTGTTTTTCTCTgacgtctctctctctctctctctcttcattTTCTCCTATCGAGCATGCTGGAGCAGAGCTAGCTACCTAGCTTCCACTCCTTCCCCCTTTTTCTCCACAGATTTTCTCAGCCTCCGTAGAAGTCACCCATTCTCCCAAACGCCCAACGCCGTCTTTCCCCTCATCCAATTTTTCTCACTCGGGCAGGATTTGAAAGGTGAGAACCTTGGCCGGAACCGCAAGGTCCTGATTCGATTATGGATCCAGAGATTTGAGCGGCCAGGAGATCTGGATCCAGAGGTTTGAGCGGCCAGGAGATCTTCGCACGGTGGCAGCGTACGGATTCGACGGCGGGACATGCTGAAGAGTTGGGATCGGCGTCGCGCCACATGCAGAGGCCGCTGCCGGCGTGCAGCATCCCCAGTGCTTCTCCGgccgtccgccgcgccgcctcgccaCTGGCCGCCGGGCAGCTCTCGTTCTCTCGTTTGGTGTTTGGGTGGGTGGATTTGGCCGTTCGAAGCCAGACCACCCAATTAAGCTAGAGCACTTAAAATGCAATGTGCTAAAACAGGTGATTACGAAAATaaactaaacatttttttaatcaccGGTGCTTATTTGTATAGAGGAGGTGCTAAGTTAGGCATCTGCTTAGTCTAAATAAGCATCAGCGCTTAACAAAAACCGATTAATTTTTCTAAGCACCCACCTAAGtatcttgcattgtacatgttCTTAGGATATGATGGGCTGGTTTGGCTAACGGAACCAAACCAGCCCACCTAAGTGTCACTTAAACGGGTTGACGTGGGTTGAATTGGTTGGTTTGGGTGGATTAGATAAACCATGCTCAGCGCTTACTTTGTTTGTGAGTACTCTGTCTTTGTGGTGGTTTGGACAGGTAATTACGCACTGCCCGCTTGGGCCATGTTTTCAGTTACTGGAATCACAATATGCCACTTGCGACGGAATAAGCCGAGGAGGTGCTTAGGCAACTCCAGCGGAGACCTATTTTGTGTcctttttggtccgtttttCATTTTGAGTCTGCCATTGCCCCAACGAGGCCACATATTTGGTCCACTTTATCACTCATGGACATGCGGGCCAggggagaaaaaaagagataaaATGCGGAGCCGCACAGTGCAAAAGACACTGTTCGCTCCGACCCAAACCGGAGCAAATTTGGGTTGGAAATAGGTTGCGTCCAGACCAAAAAGCAGAAAAGGGAGTCGTTTTTTGCGGTCGTTTTGTTCTATTTGGTCCGTTGGCTGAACAGAAAAAGGCCTTAGTCCGGCCTCCGTCCGTTTGGGTCTGTCAGTGTCCCAGCGAGGCCACCAATTCGGTCCGCTTTATTGGTCATAGACATGCGGACCACGGAAGGAAAAAAGAGCAAAAGTAGGACAATTGTAGTGCAAAGATGTTGCTAGCCCCTACCCATTTTCAACTCAAAATCCGGATGCGAGCGGAAATGGATCGCCCCGCTAGAAGACGTGTTTTGTCCGTTTCGATCCAAACGGACCAGTCCGGCCCAAATGGGTCTTTCCGCTGGAACTGCCCTTGTACACTTGAGTTTCCTTATCCATTCTCATTCACGAATTGTATTTCAGTGCACTCAAAAGTCAAGGCAGTCCTTCGATTCACAATGAAGAAAGTCTCCAAGACTGGTGTGATATACTCGTATCATGTTCTTACCTGGGTCTAACCCTATCCAGAAATATACCAGGCCTTAGTTAACCGGGATTGCTGGGATTAAGGGTCTTAGTTAACCAGGATCAGTAAGGCCGGGGATCGAAATTCAGCGATTAGAAGGTTAAAGTTTGATTCAAACTTTGTCTACGAAGTCACTATTCTCTTTACCAAACACCCCTATTCCCAGAGGCATTACTATCGGGGAATCTTTCTTAACATCGTAAGTAGAAGTGCTTTTAGCTCATAGTCAACTGAGAAGAAGTTAAAAAAGAGGAATCGATGTATACAAACAATTCTGGCTCAAGACTGCACTGCCGTGTAGACATTTTATAAACATAGGGAAAAACATTAAAGAAAGTAGAGAAACTAATCCTTAATTTAACCTACTTCCAGCTTTGTCTCCTTTCCCTTCCCCTCTCTAATCtctcccaaaaaaaaaggaaagaataTCAGTCACTAAAAATTAAAATCCAGGCATGGAGCAGCTAATTTATGTGCATTCCTATAAACACACACATAGAACAGATTGCAGCCGGCACTCGGTTGCAGCAAAGTTCTACTATGTCAGCTCGGCGTGGTGCATCTCTTCAAACTGAATCCTACTTCtgcaacaatttttttctaaaaccTGCATAGCAAACAGAACCTCTGGCATCAAACCAGAATTGAGTTTCAGTGTTGAAGCAAGAAATAGCTGACATAGCCAAACACGAACCTAGGAATGTCCATGAAAACCACTGGTACAGAGGCACTGCAGCCGAAGGAAACTGAAGTGAAAAGAAGGCATATCTACATGTCTGGATGCCCAAATGGCGCACGCACAAATAGCTGGCCGTGAAGCGTAACAACAGCGGATGTTTGATGCGGATCAATCCTTAGTGGCAAGTTGATCACCTGAGACAGAACAGCCAGTTCCTGTTAAGTTTAGGGAGTACCCAATTGTTTTCGCGTTAACTGTTCGACCAATCACCTTCTTGAATGGGGTGATGCCCCAAGGGTTATCAGGCTGGTCAGGGTCCCCGGTTATAACCAGACGTCCAGCAGGATCTGACTGAACATGCACCTGCACCATTTGGAACAAAACCAGTAGTCCGTATTTACTATCCCAATGTAGACTCATTTTCATATTACAAAATCCTTATGTTCATGCTGCATAGAattttgttactccctccgatccatattaattgtctcaaatttgctcaaatatggatgtatctatatgcctaaaaagcgtctagatacctgtaatatttcgacaattaatatggatcggaggaagtaggaTAAATGAAGGGTTTGAAGTGCGGCCTTCAACGAATAAGCATGCTATCTCACCTCTTCCCGTAGAAGCCCAGGAACAAGCGCGTAGATTTCAAAGCATTCTTTCTGCACGAAAGCAGTAGCCAAGTGAAGTAGTTTCAGATTAAATCTAAATGGGGGTTCACTAGTAAAAAGACCGCTTAAGCCATTATCAATATTTCAGGCTATCATTTCGAGTCATTGTCTATAATATTTGTCCACCATGCAGTTATACAAAATAATCACGGCCAAACTTACAGTCTGACGAACATTAATCTTCACCCAATCGGCAGGCTCTCCAACATCAATGACCATAGAATCTTCCCTGAAATTGAGCACTACATTACGTACAACAGACATAACAGATACAACATCAAAATATATGGATACTTCTTGCAAGTTCAATCTTTGCTCCCTCAGATTCACTATATTTGCCACTGGCCTTGGGAAACTCTGTTTTAATATATCTGTCTGTTGAGGAAATCACGAGTAGTTATTGCAACATTTCCACTTTGCACGCCTATTTAGTTGCTTCAGGAATTGTTGATTGACTGTACTACTTCAAGTCTTTAAAAAGATGACGATGTGGAGATTGACAAGGTCTCCAAAACATAATTTTGACAATTAGCTTCTACTCTAGGACTACCTCCATTGTAAATACAGTCAAAGTTACAGTCAAACTTCACCAACTCTGACTCACAATTTGTactaaaaatatcaaaattgGATAGGTAAAAATAATCGCAATAGATTTCTTATGGAAAGTATTTTCATAATAATGTGATTTTATGAATTTTTACCAATATATTCATCTGAAAATAAAAGTGCATGTTGAAGAATGTGCCCATTTCTAAAACGACATGTATTTCCGAACGGAGAGGGTATGATTTTAGAACCTAATAAAAGTGTTATGTTATGTAAGTTTTTTGACACAATGACATATTTCTGCGGCCAGGCAAATGGTAACCACCAAACTAAACACAGCCAACTGAGATGGCAGAAGGTCTTAACTGTGACTTGTTTACTTTTGAGCGAGACACCTTGAAAGCACGCTCTGGACTAGATGCTTTCTTCCTCTTGAGTACCCCTAAACATGACAAGAAAATATATGATAATAAATCAACATATGCTGATGTAGAAAAACTTGTGAAGCATACCAAAGCCTTTTAGATTCTTATCACGACTTGGAAGGGGTATTGAATCTTTGTCCTGTAAAAATATGAAGTATTTACATGAAAAGACTAAAATAATAGGAAAATGCAAGGAGCATGCAATTAAAAGACAAGATTTTTTTACCTTTAACATGTGATCTCCATACATGCCGTTGGAGAGGAGACGGTGTGCATGCCAACCCTGCATAGCACATGCTGCAGCATCCCTTCTAACTCTGGCAGAAGATGATGGATTCACAcccatctgcaaaacaataaACAAAACCGTTGACTTAGCAACGTTAGTAGGTTGCACCAGGCACTTTCGGCAATGTCACATATCTTAATGGCAACCTTAGCAAATAGTTCCCATCTTAACATACAATTCTGCTTCAACAGCACAAGAATATGATGACAATCCAGTAACCCATGGTCTTTCTGAATATAACACTGACATGCCCTTGATTTCCAGTTAGATTGAAGcaagaatttaaatagtacttataTTTTTTAGAGGGGGATACTTAAACCAATTAAATTGTACATATGTGTACCAAACAGAAAGTTAACTACGAAAGAATCGGATTAGTTAAAACTCTATTGCCAAAGAAATTACCTCGCGGTCAATACCACCAGATTGTGGTAAAGCAGATAATGAGAGTTTAAACTGGCCAGTTCGAACTTTGTGTTTTTCATACTCAAGGAGCGCCTGAGTTGATAGGAAACAACAGTTAAAAATCAAGAAAGAGCATAAACATAAAGTGGTAGAACAGTGCTTTTCTTTACTTCATTCCATTCCAAATCTAATCAGATAGCATCCAAGAAATAAGGAAATTCAGGATCTAAAGTTCAAAGGAGATACCATCTGTCAAAGAAGGAAATAAAGTGCAGCAGTTGCTATCAAATGAAAAAGAAGCAGGTACCATAGTTAtaattgtttgatttgtaaACCATTAAGAACACTAATTATTGCAGTGACTTCACtacatccatattttttttaagaatcaTCCTGATAGGTTCTAATAGCATAACTTTTCATTCTGCAAGCAAATTTACAGTAAAGTTCGATATGCCTACAATACTGTTTATGGAAAAAAACTGCTTCGGACCATAGTGGGGATGTGCTTGTGAAACCTTCCTAAaccatgtactccctccgatccataataagtgtcactaatttagtacaaatggATCGGAGGGTGtacaaaacaaagcaaaacaaaacccTGCAGTAAATGCATCACCTTCTCATAGAAAATTCGAAATGACCAAGAGACCGTAGTGCAGGTCCTGCAAAAGAATATAACAACATAAACCAGCTGACATGAAAGCTTACATGTTTCTCTGCAAACTCTCTTAGCATGTATTGCGAAAAGAGAGGCTTACTTTGGTGGCCTGAAAGTCTCCCCAACTTGTCGCCACAGCTTACAAACCGTTACCTGAATAATCAAAACACACAACTGGACTAATCACCAATGTTTACCAAAAGATCAAATTTTGCTGTAGAAAGATGAGCAGCGGATTGTGCGACAAGGTCGTGCATATAAGTGCTGGTCACTAGCATAAAAGATGAATTTTGGAGGAAAAGTGGTTTTATGCTTCTCAGAAATCGCATTCTATAATATCCCAAGTGTGTGCCGGTGTGCCTGAATACTGACAATGAAATCGTTCGTACCTGCTCATGGCCTCCCAGGTGGGCGACCTGCCTCCACAACCTGTATTAGGACAGAGCAACGCGCACCATTATTTGAGTACGTTTGGAAGAGAAGTGATGGCTCCAGGAGCTCAGAGATACGAGAGGCCTAGCAAGATGCGCACTTGAGGCAGTTGAGGCCCTTGCCGTAGAACTTGGGCGGCTTGAACTCGAGATTGTGGTCTCTGTGGAAGCGCTCCAGCTCGGCCATGAACGCcgtctgctcctcctccgtcccggaGTCATGGCCGTCGAGGAAGGGGTCTGGCTCCACCGGCTGGCTGGAGCACGGCGCCAACCCAGTCGAGCTGTCGCCCTCCGCCTTCACCTCCGCCCTCGGCGACGCATCAGGGGTggagtcgtcgtcgtcctcttcctcctcctcgtcgtcatcgtcgtcgtcctcgtcatcgccgtcctcctcgtcaCCGTCGTGGCTCATGGCGTCCTCGCCGTTCGTCTCCACCTTCACGCCCACGGTCACCTCCTCCCCTTCGTCGCCCCCGGCGTCAGGCGGCGCGGGTTTCCGCCCCTCTCCCGCATTGGGGCGCTCCGCCCGATCCGGGGagtcctcgccctcgccgtcgctgTTCGTTTCGGGGGAGACGGGCGCGTCCTTGAACTCGTCGGCCACCATgggcacctcctcctcctcctcctccttcacgGCCAGCGGTTCGGGTTGATGCGCCTCGTCGCCGTTGGCGCCATCGGCGGGCGTGAGGTCGTGGTCGGAATCAGTGCTGTCGCTCATCGCGGCGGGGGGGAGGAGGGTGCGGACGGGCGGCTGCTATTTTCGCGGTTTGCACCGAGGGGGGAGGAgagagggggggagggggtggAGACCGGAGGAGAGGTGGCGAATACTCGCCGAGTAGCACGGAAAGGCAAAGGAACGGAGAAGGATGGATCTCCACGGCTTGCGTCTTGCGATGGATGGAGGGAGGGGGCTCGCTACTGCTAGGCTACAGATTCTTCTCTCCCGGCCTCGTGTCCGTGGGCCGAGACCGCTCAGCCCGTGGGCTTTCACCCTGGACTCAAATTGTGTATGATTTCACCTTGACCTATCAAAAATATCATTAATCAAAACCTTGTTCTAACCAAACCACACGCCAGCCTTTATGAAAAGGAGAAAGTAATATTTTTTGGTTGGCCAATGTGAGGTGGTTTTGAGTTGCTAGATCACCGAGTAGACAATGATATGGCAATCAACATTGCGATTCTCTCATGATGGTCCCACATGTAATCTTCTTAAGCTAGCTTTTTTCATATGCTTCCACGCCGCCCCTTTGCCCTTTCTTCGTTGCCGCAGCTGCGAGCTCTCTCCATCGATGCTTGAGTATGAAAACTGATTGCCTCACTGATCCGTTTTCTGCGTCTCTGTCCCTTCTGCCTTGGGTCACGCTAGCGTATCCACAAGCTCTCCTATGCCATCACCGAATAGGGAAACCAATCCATCACACCTCCATGTTGTTCGCCTTTTTTGCTTTTGATTATGGCTTATAAGCTAAAAACACTTTTTGTTGCTTTTGGCTTTGGTTCTGTATAACGCGCAAAACGCTGGTGAGTGGGCACTTTCAAGAACACTCCAGATCATCTCCACGTTTGATTccgtagaaaaaaaaaaccaactaGCGGAATGGATGATCACACGTGGACGCACGTATAAGGCCTCCAAGCTAATAGTCCACATGAGATTAAGATAACTATGCCATTTTTTGATATATTACATCACGTTGTATCGGATACCTTtataacaaataaataaatgctCTTTTCATTTCTAACAAGTGTCTAATCAATGTGTGTCGAGTTTAAGCAAGCAATTGTGAAACCCA includes:
- the LOC100842967 gene encoding AT-rich interactive domain-containing protein 5 produces the protein MSDSTDSDHDLTPADGANGDEAHQPEPLAVKEEEEEEVPMVADEFKDAPVSPETNSDGEGEDSPDRAERPNAGEGRKPAPPDAGGDEGEEVTVGVKVETNGEDAMSHDGDEEDGDDEDDDDDDEEEEEDDDDSTPDASPRAEVKAEGDSSTGLAPCSSQPVEPDPFLDGHDSGTEEEQTAFMAELERFHRDHNLEFKPPKFYGKGLNCLKLWRQVAHLGGHEQVTVCKLWRQVGETFRPPKTCTTVSWSFRIFYEKALLEYEKHKVRTGQFKLSLSALPQSGGIDREMGVNPSSSARVRRDAAACAMQGWHAHRLLSNGMYGDHMLKDKDSIPLPSRDKNLKGFGVLKRKKASSPERAFKVSRSKVNKSQEDSMVIDVGEPADWVKINVRQTKECFEIYALVPGLLREEVHVQSDPAGRLVITGDPDQPDNPWGITPFKKVINLPLRIDPHQTSAVVTLHGQLFVRAPFGHPDM